A single window of Archangium gephyra DNA harbors:
- a CDS encoding aldo/keto reductase, whose protein sequence is MPYRILGRTGEKVSAIGIGGWHLGLPKVDEKLGIRIVRDAIDRGINFMDNCWDYNEGLSELRMGKALRDGYRQKAFLMTKIDGRTKKEAARQLEHSLERLQTDCIDLVQHHEILRFEDPNRIFSEDGAQAALLEAQKAGKLRYIGFTGHKDPRIHLYMLEVARENGFTFDAVQLPLNLMDAHFRSFSRLVLPELVKDGIGVLAMKTLANGSILKSKTVSAIECLHYALHLPTSVVITGVDSMAILDQAFEAARTFKPFPDAELQALLARTREAAARGQYEPFKTSSIYDGTAVNPKWLGEEPPELQALMMQD, encoded by the coding sequence ATGCCGTATCGGATCCTGGGCCGTACCGGGGAGAAGGTGTCGGCCATCGGCATCGGTGGCTGGCACCTCGGACTGCCCAAGGTGGACGAGAAGCTGGGCATCCGCATCGTGCGCGACGCCATCGATCGCGGCATCAACTTCATGGACAACTGCTGGGACTACAACGAGGGTCTCAGCGAGCTGCGCATGGGCAAGGCGCTCCGGGATGGCTACCGGCAGAAGGCCTTCCTGATGACGAAGATCGACGGGCGGACCAAGAAGGAGGCCGCCCGGCAACTGGAGCACTCACTGGAGCGGCTGCAGACGGACTGCATCGACCTCGTGCAGCACCATGAGATCCTCCGCTTCGAGGACCCCAACCGCATCTTCAGCGAGGACGGCGCGCAGGCCGCGCTGCTGGAGGCCCAGAAGGCCGGCAAGCTGCGCTACATCGGCTTCACCGGGCACAAGGATCCGCGCATCCACCTGTACATGCTGGAGGTGGCCCGGGAGAACGGCTTCACGTTCGACGCGGTGCAGCTGCCGCTGAACCTGATGGACGCGCACTTCCGCAGCTTCTCCCGGCTCGTCCTGCCCGAGCTCGTCAAGGACGGCATCGGCGTGCTCGCGATGAAGACGCTCGCCAACGGCTCCATCCTCAAGTCGAAGACGGTGTCGGCCATCGAGTGCCTGCACTACGCGCTGCACCTGCCCACCTCGGTGGTCATCACGGGCGTGGACAGCATGGCCATCCTCGATCAGGCCTTCGAGGCGGCGCGCACCTTCAAGCCCTTCCCGGACGCGGAGCTGCAGGCCCTGCTGGCCCGGACGCGCGAGGCCGCCGCCCGGGGACAGTACGAGCCCTTCAAGACCTCCTCCATCTACGACGGCACCGCGGTCAACCCGAAGTGGCTGGGCGAGGAGCCCCCGGAGCTGCAGGCGTTGATGATGCAGGACTGA
- a CDS encoding glutathione S-transferase family protein has protein sequence MSDELVFYTNPMSRGRIVRWMLEEVGQPYRTELLEFGTTMKAPAYLAINPMGKVPTIRHGETVVTEAAAICAYLADAFPQANLAPAPGSRERGPYYRWLFFGAGPVESAISNKALGFQVPPERTGTIGYGSLESVLNALENALSKGDYLVGDRFTAADLYVGAQIGWGMQFGSIEKRPVFERYAARINSRPAAIRARQIDDALLPKK, from the coding sequence ATGTCCGACGAGCTCGTTTTCTATACCAACCCGATGTCGCGTGGCCGGATCGTTCGCTGGATGCTCGAAGAGGTCGGGCAGCCCTATCGGACCGAGCTGCTCGAGTTCGGCACGACGATGAAGGCGCCCGCCTATCTGGCCATCAACCCGATGGGCAAGGTGCCGACGATCCGCCACGGCGAAACCGTCGTCACCGAGGCGGCGGCCATCTGCGCCTATCTCGCCGACGCCTTCCCGCAGGCGAACCTGGCCCCCGCGCCGGGCAGCCGCGAGCGGGGCCCCTACTACCGCTGGCTGTTCTTCGGCGCCGGCCCTGTCGAGTCGGCGATCTCCAACAAGGCCCTGGGCTTCCAGGTCCCGCCCGAGCGGACCGGGACGATTGGCTATGGCAGCCTCGAATCGGTCCTCAACGCGCTCGAGAACGCGCTGTCCAAGGGCGACTACCTCGTGGGGGACCGCTTCACCGCCGCGGACCTCTATGTCGGCGCGCAGATTGGCTGGGGCATGCAGTTCGGCAGCATCGAGAAGCGCCCGGTCTTCGAGCGCTATGCCGCACGCATCAACAGCCGCCCCGCCGCCATCCGCGCCCGCCAGATCGACGACGCCCTGCTGCCCAAGAAGTAG
- the trhA gene encoding PAQR family membrane homeostasis protein TrhA → MSVAEAVGEKPRMRGVLHQFAAAVALGAGLVLISMAPGARAATAAAVFAFSLVTLFTVSATYHRVNWSVPARAWMRRMDHASIFILIAGTYTPVALMGLPEATGNSLLRAIWAGALLGVLQSLFWVNAPKVLTAVLAVGVGWTLVPYMGEAYRSLGARQLALILAGGVAYTAGALAYASKRPNPRPGVFGYHEVFHALTIVGALLHFIAVLLLVRSAPA, encoded by the coding sequence ATGAGTGTCGCGGAGGCCGTGGGCGAGAAGCCCCGGATGCGGGGCGTGCTGCACCAGTTCGCGGCCGCGGTGGCGCTGGGGGCGGGGCTCGTGCTCATCTCCATGGCGCCTGGCGCGCGGGCCGCCACGGCGGCGGCGGTGTTCGCCTTCAGCCTCGTCACCCTGTTCACGGTGAGCGCGACGTACCACCGGGTGAACTGGTCCGTGCCGGCGCGGGCGTGGATGCGGCGGATGGACCACGCCTCCATCTTCATCCTCATCGCGGGCACCTACACGCCCGTGGCGCTCATGGGCCTGCCGGAGGCCACGGGCAACAGCCTGCTGCGAGCCATCTGGGCCGGCGCGCTGCTGGGGGTGTTGCAGTCCCTGTTCTGGGTGAACGCGCCCAAGGTCCTCACGGCGGTGCTCGCCGTCGGGGTGGGCTGGACGCTGGTGCCCTACATGGGCGAGGCGTACCGCTCGCTCGGCGCGAGGCAGCTCGCGCTCATCCTCGCGGGCGGGGTGGCCTATACAGCGGGCGCGCTCGCGTACGCCTCGAAGCGGCCGAACCCCCGGCCCGGCGTGTTCGGCTACCACGAGGTGTTCCACGCGCTGACCATCGTCGGCGCGCTGCTCCACTTCATCGCGGTGCTGCTGCTGGTCCGCTCCGCTCCCGCCTGA
- a CDS encoding fatty acid desaturase has protein sequence MYLAACFAVFAIAYLLNILTITVGYHRGLAHKAVRMHPVLRAWVIHGGNWLTGLDPKAWVVMHRLHHEHSDTPLDPHSPLNVGILGIALEQLRSYERVIVGLLKNDPAYTRYAKDLDFPLNVLNRTNRWYLPYVVHGVVGLGLALGVGWLLGASYFLGMMSHPVQGGLVNSLGHAMGPRNFETADNSRNNHFAAWLIFGEGFQNNHHAYPGSASFSYHRHEVDLGYGACVMLEKLGLARINRAYLIPRARSEAAAQPVPVMVEQLEAEARS, from the coding sequence GTGTACCTCGCCGCTTGCTTCGCTGTCTTCGCCATCGCGTACCTGCTGAACATCCTCACGATTACAGTGGGTTACCACCGGGGGTTGGCGCACAAGGCGGTGCGCATGCATCCCGTCCTGCGCGCGTGGGTCATCCACGGGGGCAACTGGTTGACGGGCCTGGACCCCAAGGCGTGGGTGGTCATGCACCGCCTGCACCACGAGCACTCCGATACGCCTCTGGATCCCCACTCGCCGCTCAACGTGGGCATCCTCGGCATCGCCCTGGAGCAGCTGCGCAGCTACGAGCGCGTCATCGTGGGGCTGCTCAAGAATGATCCGGCCTACACCCGGTATGCGAAGGACCTCGACTTCCCGCTCAACGTGCTCAACCGCACCAACCGCTGGTACCTCCCCTACGTGGTGCATGGCGTGGTGGGGCTCGGGCTGGCGCTCGGGGTGGGCTGGCTGCTGGGGGCGTCCTACTTCCTCGGGATGATGAGTCACCCCGTGCAGGGAGGCCTCGTGAACTCGCTCGGCCACGCGATGGGCCCGCGCAACTTCGAGACGGCAGACAACTCGCGCAACAACCACTTCGCCGCGTGGCTCATCTTCGGCGAGGGCTTCCAGAACAACCACCACGCCTACCCCGGCTCGGCGTCCTTCTCGTACCACCGTCACGAGGTGGATCTGGGCTATGGTGCGTGCGTGATGCTCGAGAAACTGGGCCTGGCCCGTATCAACCGCGCTTATCTCATCCCCCGCGCGCGGAGCGAGGCGGCGGCTCAGCCCGTGCCGGTGATGGTGGAGCAACTCGAGGCCGAGGCACGGTCATGA
- a CDS encoding TetR/AcrR family transcriptional regulator, with protein MAKKQRLSGAERRVQLMEVGRAVFASHGYEAASIEEIAQKAGVSKPIVYEHFGAKEGLYAAIVDREMDNLVARMSESISRGTPRERFEAAVMAFMTYAKEEPAGFAVLTRDSPNDEARRGLTRVIDDLAQRVGDIFQSEFERAGYNPKVAPIYANALVGMVTQVGQWWAAEGRSFSIEHVVRHVAALGWMGLRHLPKDPGSPGAKSGPKRRG; from the coding sequence ATGGCCAAGAAACAACGCCTTTCGGGTGCGGAGCGCCGGGTGCAGCTGATGGAGGTAGGGCGGGCGGTTTTCGCCTCGCACGGCTACGAGGCGGCCTCCATCGAGGAGATCGCGCAGAAGGCGGGGGTGTCCAAGCCCATCGTCTACGAGCACTTCGGTGCGAAGGAGGGCCTGTACGCGGCCATCGTGGACCGGGAGATGGACAACCTGGTGGCGCGCATGTCGGAGAGCATCTCGCGAGGCACCCCGCGCGAGCGCTTCGAGGCCGCGGTGATGGCCTTCATGACGTACGCGAAGGAGGAGCCGGCGGGCTTCGCCGTGCTCACCCGCGACTCACCGAACGACGAGGCGCGGCGAGGGCTGACGCGCGTCATCGACGACCTGGCCCAGCGCGTGGGAGACATCTTCCAGAGCGAGTTCGAGCGCGCGGGTTACAACCCGAAGGTGGCACCCATCTACGCCAACGCGCTCGTCGGGATGGTGACCCAGGTGGGGCAGTGGTGGGCGGCGGAGGGCCGCTCGTTCTCCATCGAGCACGTGGTGCGCCACGTGGCCGCGCTCGGCTGGATGGGGCTGAGACACCTGCCGAAGGATCCGGGCTCACCTGGCGCCAAGAGTGGACCGAAGCGGCG